One window from the genome of Scatophagus argus isolate fScaArg1 chromosome 13, fScaArg1.pri, whole genome shotgun sequence encodes:
- the LOC124069811 gene encoding oxysterol-binding protein-related protein 1-like isoform X4 yields the protein METDTLEDQLLFYAKAGSCCDIQRLLQSRIDQSSPLNINCKSTSNASTGWTPLHLACYFGHREVVEELLKAGADVNLQNNMGDTPLHKAAYTGRKEIVLLLLRYDACSNIINGTAQIPKDVTEDDEIITMLEAAERRETRRREEKLLEAAREGDVSVLSKMLSGKWAPDIHCRDSVGNTPLHCAAYRGQKQCIIKLLKSGASPTIKNSNGQTALDLVRSDELRLILAAYQDKDVRSGVQKIEGPLWKSSRFLGWRSHWVVIEDGTLSWYPRQADALAGVRKQGCTSLTQSYCMIKPWDHCFFMLRCFDDTVHYFKVPSKTDSMATRKRWLDAFEAHSSYSTRQCTQKNTVEDGDGDGGITLRNFSHALQAASAIQQKLESEVSIFLSMLKNEENCALAVPLLLKAKETSELSSETCAALHLCLDMLSKQEEVWSLRLEQEVEKNKALTEALQTLATEHHELKQSLCKSRRSSTLSTLTEDDFYDAVSESESELSVSGFLSVASHSCEEDEGRDTPLLRQPSTVRGPTGMSGEGDHGNQPGQYNGVKRHRTCLPAPMFSRNDVSIWSILKKCIGMELSKIAMPVIFNEPLSFLQRLAEYMEHTHLIHQANATTDSIERMKCVAAFAVSAVASQWERTGKPFNPLLGETYELIREDLGFRWVSEQVSHHPPVSAFQAEGLKHDFVFHGSIYPKLKFWGKSIEAEPKGLITLELPKYNEAYTWTNPTCCVHNIIVGQLWIEQYGSVEVVNHKTGERCSMTFKPCGLFGKELHKVEGYILDKSKKKLCAIYGKWTECLYTVDSATFDAHKKTDKKNSDEKKGNKQSSVDEEPEEVPLPDAETVQVIPGSELIWKITPRPDNSAKV from the exons TAATGCCAGTACTGGATGGACACCCCTGCATCTGGCCTGTTACTTTGGACACAGGGAGGTTGTGGAAGAGTTACTCAAG GCAGGGGCTGATGTAAATCTGCAGAACAACATGGGTGACACACCTCTGCACAAAGCAGCCTACACTGGGAGAAAG GAGAttgttctgttgctgctgcGGTACGATGCCTGTTCCAACATAATCAATGGAACAGCTCAGATCCCTAAAGATGTAACAGAAGATGATGAAATTATTACAATGCTGGAGG ctgcagagagacgaGAGACAAGGCGGCGGGAGGAGAAGCTACTGGAAGCAGCCAGAGAGGGGGACGTCTCCGTTCTGTCTAAGATG CTCAGTGGAAAATGGGCTCCAGATATTCACTGCAGGGACTCGGTTGGGAATACGCCTTTACATTGTGCAGCCTACAGAGGGCAGAAGCAGTGCATTATAAAGCTGCTCAAGTCTGGAGCCAGCCCCACTATTAAAAACAGCAATG GCCAGACAGCATTAGACCTGGTCCGCAGTGATGAACTGAGACTGATCCTTGCAGCCTATCAGGACAAG GATGTGAGGAGTGGAGTGCAGAAGATTGAAGGCCCTCTTTGGAAG AGTTCACGCTTTCTTGGATGGCGATCCCACTGGGTGGTAATTGAAGATGGAACTCTCTCCTGGTACCCCAGACA GGCTGATGCACTGGCTGGTGTCAGAAAACAGGGCTGCACATCTCTAACACAATCCTACTGCATG ATCAAACCGTGGGATCATTGCTTCTTCATGCTCAGGTGCTTTGATGACACTGTCCATTACTTTAAGGTCCCGTCAAAGACAGATTCAATGGCAACAAGAAAA AGATGGTTGGATGCCTTTGAGGCGCATTCATCCTATAGCACTCGCCAGTGCACCcaaaaaaacactgttgaaGATGGAGATGGTGATGGTGGCATTACACTGAGGAATTTTTCACATGCCCTTCAG GCAGCCAGTGCTATCCAGCAGAAACTGGAGAGTGAAGTGTCAATATTTTTATCAATGCTGAAGAATGAGGAGAATTGCG caCTGGCTGTCCCTCTTTTGCTGAAAGCCAAAGAGACCAGTGAGCTCTCCAGTGAAACCTGTGCTGCTCTCCATCTTTGCCTTGACATGCTCTCAAAACAAGAGGAG gtgtgGAGTCTGAGGTTAgagcaggaggtggagaagaACAAAGCTCTGACAGAGGCTCTGCAGACATTGGCAACTGAGCACCACGAACTCAAGCAGTCCCTGTGTAAGAGCAGGAGGTCGTCTACCCTCAGTACTCTCACTGAAGATGACTTCTATGATGCTGTGTCAG AGTCCGAGTCGGAGCTCTCTGTGAGcggcttcctgtctgtggccaGTCACTCCTGTGAAGAGGACGAGGGGAGAGACACCCCCCTTCTCCGCCAACCCAGCACAGTCAGGGGACCTACCGGAATGTCAGGGGAAGGTGACCATGGCAACCAACCAGGCCAGTACAATGGAGTCAAGAGGCACAG GACATGTCTCCCAGCTCCTATGTTCTCCAGGAATGACGTCAGCATCTGGAGTATCCTGAAAAAATGCATTGGCATG GAGTTGTCAAAGATTGCCATGCCTGTGATATTTAATGAGCCTCTGAGTTTCCTCCAGCGGTTAGCAGAATACATGGAGCACACCCATCTAATCCACCAGGCTAATGCCACAACAGACTCTATTGAAAGAATGAAG TGTGTTGCAGCATTTGCTGTGTCAGCTGTAGCATCGCAGTGGGAGAGGACTGGGAAACCATTCAACCCACTACTGGGGGAGACCTATGAGCTCATCAG AGAAGATTTGGGCTTCAGGTGGGTGTCAGAGCAAGTAAGCCATCACCCTCCAGTCAGTGCCTTTCAAGCTGAGGGCCTCAAGCATGATTTCGTCTTCCATGGCTCCATCTACCCCAAACTCAAGTTTTGGGGGAAGAGCATAGAAGCTGAGCCCAAGGGACTCATCACACTGGAGCTCCCCAA ataTAATGAAGCCTACACTTGGACAAACCCCACCTGTTGTGTCCACAATATCATTGTTGGTCAGCTTTGGATCGAGCAATACGGCAGCGTGGAAGTGGTCAATCACAA GACTGGAGAGAGATGCAGCATGACGTTCAAACCCTGTGGCCTCTTTGGAAAAGAGCTCCATAAAGTGGAGGGATACATCCTAGATAAAAG CAAAAAGAAGCTCTGTGCAATCTATGGCAAGTGGACTGAATGTCTATACACAGTCGACTCGGCTACCTTTGATGCCCACAAAAAGACTGACAAAAAGAATTCAGATGAAAAAAAGGGGAACAAACAG AGCAGTGTGGATGAGGAGCCAGAAGAGGTGCCTCTGCCTGATGCTGAGACGGTCCAGGTCATCCCAGGCAGCGAGCTCATCTGGAAGATAACGCCTCGGCCGGATAATTCAGCCAAGGTCTGA
- the LOC124069811 gene encoding oxysterol-binding protein-related protein 1-like isoform X1, protein METDTLEDQLLFYAKAGSCCDIQRLLQSRIDQSSPLNINCKSTSNASTGWTPLHLACYFGHREVVEELLKAGADVNLQNNMGDTPLHKAAYTGRKEIVLLLLRYDACSNIINGTAQIPKDVTEDDEIITMLEAAERRETRRREEKLLEAAREGDVSVLSKMLSGKWAPDIHCRDSVGNTPLHCAAYRGQKQCIIKLLKSGASPTIKNSNGQTALDLVRSDELRLILAAYQDKDVRSGVQKIEGPLWKSSRFLGWRSHWVVIEDGTLSWYPRQADALAGVRKQGCTSLTQSYCMIKPWDHCFFMLRCFDDTVHYFKVPSKTDSMATRKRWLDAFEAHSSYSTRQCTQKNTVEDGDGDGGITLRNFSHALQAASAIQQKLESEVSIFLSMLKNEENCALAVPLLLKAKETSELSSETCAALHLCLDMLSKQEEVWSLRLEQEVEKNKALTEALQTLATEHHELKQSLCKSRRSSTLSTLTEDDFYDAVSESESELSVSGFLSVASHSCEEDEGRDTPLLRQPSTVRGPTGMSGEGDHGNQPGQYNGVKRHRTCLPAPMFSRNDVSIWSILKKCIGMELSKIAMPVIFNEPLSFLQRLAEYMEHTHLIHQANATTDSIERMKCVAAFAVSAVASQWERTGKPFNPLLGETYELIREDLGFRWVSEQVSHHPPVSAFQAEGLKHDFVFHGSIYPKLKFWGKSIEAEPKGLITLELPKYNEAYTWTNPTCCVHNIIVGQLWIEQYGSVEVVNHKTGERCSMTFKPCGLFGKELHKVEGYILDKSKKKLCAIYGKWTECLYTVDSATFDAHKKTDKKNSDEKKGNKQSSVDEEPEEVPLPDAETVQVIPGSELIWKITPRPDNSAKFYAFSTFAMHLNELEKSMEGVIPPTDSRLRPDIRAMENGDTDLASAEKKRLEEKQRMAQKNRTKSTEEWKTRWFQQGPNPHNKVQDWLYLKGYWDRNYSHLPDIY, encoded by the exons TAATGCCAGTACTGGATGGACACCCCTGCATCTGGCCTGTTACTTTGGACACAGGGAGGTTGTGGAAGAGTTACTCAAG GCAGGGGCTGATGTAAATCTGCAGAACAACATGGGTGACACACCTCTGCACAAAGCAGCCTACACTGGGAGAAAG GAGAttgttctgttgctgctgcGGTACGATGCCTGTTCCAACATAATCAATGGAACAGCTCAGATCCCTAAAGATGTAACAGAAGATGATGAAATTATTACAATGCTGGAGG ctgcagagagacgaGAGACAAGGCGGCGGGAGGAGAAGCTACTGGAAGCAGCCAGAGAGGGGGACGTCTCCGTTCTGTCTAAGATG CTCAGTGGAAAATGGGCTCCAGATATTCACTGCAGGGACTCGGTTGGGAATACGCCTTTACATTGTGCAGCCTACAGAGGGCAGAAGCAGTGCATTATAAAGCTGCTCAAGTCTGGAGCCAGCCCCACTATTAAAAACAGCAATG GCCAGACAGCATTAGACCTGGTCCGCAGTGATGAACTGAGACTGATCCTTGCAGCCTATCAGGACAAG GATGTGAGGAGTGGAGTGCAGAAGATTGAAGGCCCTCTTTGGAAG AGTTCACGCTTTCTTGGATGGCGATCCCACTGGGTGGTAATTGAAGATGGAACTCTCTCCTGGTACCCCAGACA GGCTGATGCACTGGCTGGTGTCAGAAAACAGGGCTGCACATCTCTAACACAATCCTACTGCATG ATCAAACCGTGGGATCATTGCTTCTTCATGCTCAGGTGCTTTGATGACACTGTCCATTACTTTAAGGTCCCGTCAAAGACAGATTCAATGGCAACAAGAAAA AGATGGTTGGATGCCTTTGAGGCGCATTCATCCTATAGCACTCGCCAGTGCACCcaaaaaaacactgttgaaGATGGAGATGGTGATGGTGGCATTACACTGAGGAATTTTTCACATGCCCTTCAG GCAGCCAGTGCTATCCAGCAGAAACTGGAGAGTGAAGTGTCAATATTTTTATCAATGCTGAAGAATGAGGAGAATTGCG caCTGGCTGTCCCTCTTTTGCTGAAAGCCAAAGAGACCAGTGAGCTCTCCAGTGAAACCTGTGCTGCTCTCCATCTTTGCCTTGACATGCTCTCAAAACAAGAGGAG gtgtgGAGTCTGAGGTTAgagcaggaggtggagaagaACAAAGCTCTGACAGAGGCTCTGCAGACATTGGCAACTGAGCACCACGAACTCAAGCAGTCCCTGTGTAAGAGCAGGAGGTCGTCTACCCTCAGTACTCTCACTGAAGATGACTTCTATGATGCTGTGTCAG AGTCCGAGTCGGAGCTCTCTGTGAGcggcttcctgtctgtggccaGTCACTCCTGTGAAGAGGACGAGGGGAGAGACACCCCCCTTCTCCGCCAACCCAGCACAGTCAGGGGACCTACCGGAATGTCAGGGGAAGGTGACCATGGCAACCAACCAGGCCAGTACAATGGAGTCAAGAGGCACAG GACATGTCTCCCAGCTCCTATGTTCTCCAGGAATGACGTCAGCATCTGGAGTATCCTGAAAAAATGCATTGGCATG GAGTTGTCAAAGATTGCCATGCCTGTGATATTTAATGAGCCTCTGAGTTTCCTCCAGCGGTTAGCAGAATACATGGAGCACACCCATCTAATCCACCAGGCTAATGCCACAACAGACTCTATTGAAAGAATGAAG TGTGTTGCAGCATTTGCTGTGTCAGCTGTAGCATCGCAGTGGGAGAGGACTGGGAAACCATTCAACCCACTACTGGGGGAGACCTATGAGCTCATCAG AGAAGATTTGGGCTTCAGGTGGGTGTCAGAGCAAGTAAGCCATCACCCTCCAGTCAGTGCCTTTCAAGCTGAGGGCCTCAAGCATGATTTCGTCTTCCATGGCTCCATCTACCCCAAACTCAAGTTTTGGGGGAAGAGCATAGAAGCTGAGCCCAAGGGACTCATCACACTGGAGCTCCCCAA ataTAATGAAGCCTACACTTGGACAAACCCCACCTGTTGTGTCCACAATATCATTGTTGGTCAGCTTTGGATCGAGCAATACGGCAGCGTGGAAGTGGTCAATCACAA GACTGGAGAGAGATGCAGCATGACGTTCAAACCCTGTGGCCTCTTTGGAAAAGAGCTCCATAAAGTGGAGGGATACATCCTAGATAAAAG CAAAAAGAAGCTCTGTGCAATCTATGGCAAGTGGACTGAATGTCTATACACAGTCGACTCGGCTACCTTTGATGCCCACAAAAAGACTGACAAAAAGAATTCAGATGAAAAAAAGGGGAACAAACAG AGCAGTGTGGATGAGGAGCCAGAAGAGGTGCCTCTGCCTGATGCTGAGACGGTCCAGGTCATCCCAGGCAGCGAGCTCATCTGGAAGATAACGCCTCGGCCGGATAATTCAGCCAAG TTCTACGCCTTCTCCACATTCGCCATGCATCTAAATGAGCTGGAGAAGAGCATGGAGGGTGTTATTCCCCCAACAGATAGCCGCCTCAGACCTGACATTCGTGCAATGGAGAATGGAGATACAG ATTTGGCGagtgcagagaagaagagacttgaggaaaaacagagaatggCCCAGAAGAATCGCACCAAATCAACAGAAGAATGGAAAACAAG GTGGTTCCAGCAAGGACCCAACCCTCACAACAAAGTTCAGGACTGGCTCTACTTGAAAGGCTACTGGGACAGGAACTACTCTCACCTGCCTGACATCTATTAA
- the LOC124069811 gene encoding oxysterol-binding protein-related protein 1-like isoform X2, with protein sequence METDTLEDQLLFYAKAGSCCDIQRLLQSRIDQSSPLNINCKSTSNASTGWTPLHLACYFGHREVVEELLKAGADVNLQNNMGDTPLHKAAYTGRKEIVLLLLRYDACSNIINGTAQIPKDVTEDDEIITMLEAAERRETRRREEKLLEAAREGDVSVLSKMLSGKWAPDIHCRDSVGNTPLHCAAYRGQKQCIIKLLKSGASPTIKNSNGQTALDLVRSDELRLILAAYQDKDVRSGVQKIEGPLWKSSRFLGWRSHWVVIEDGTLSWYPRQADALAGVRKQGCTSLTQSYCMIKPWDHCFFMLRCFDDTVHYFKVPSKTDSMATRKRWLDAFEAHSSYSTRQCTQKNTVEDGDGDGGITLRNFSHALQAASAIQQKLESEVSIFLSMLKNEENCAKETSELSSETCAALHLCLDMLSKQEEVWSLRLEQEVEKNKALTEALQTLATEHHELKQSLCKSRRSSTLSTLTEDDFYDAVSESESELSVSGFLSVASHSCEEDEGRDTPLLRQPSTVRGPTGMSGEGDHGNQPGQYNGVKRHRTCLPAPMFSRNDVSIWSILKKCIGMELSKIAMPVIFNEPLSFLQRLAEYMEHTHLIHQANATTDSIERMKCVAAFAVSAVASQWERTGKPFNPLLGETYELIREDLGFRWVSEQVSHHPPVSAFQAEGLKHDFVFHGSIYPKLKFWGKSIEAEPKGLITLELPKYNEAYTWTNPTCCVHNIIVGQLWIEQYGSVEVVNHKTGERCSMTFKPCGLFGKELHKVEGYILDKSKKKLCAIYGKWTECLYTVDSATFDAHKKTDKKNSDEKKGNKQSSVDEEPEEVPLPDAETVQVIPGSELIWKITPRPDNSAKFYAFSTFAMHLNELEKSMEGVIPPTDSRLRPDIRAMENGDTDLASAEKKRLEEKQRMAQKNRTKSTEEWKTRWFQQGPNPHNKVQDWLYLKGYWDRNYSHLPDIY encoded by the exons TAATGCCAGTACTGGATGGACACCCCTGCATCTGGCCTGTTACTTTGGACACAGGGAGGTTGTGGAAGAGTTACTCAAG GCAGGGGCTGATGTAAATCTGCAGAACAACATGGGTGACACACCTCTGCACAAAGCAGCCTACACTGGGAGAAAG GAGAttgttctgttgctgctgcGGTACGATGCCTGTTCCAACATAATCAATGGAACAGCTCAGATCCCTAAAGATGTAACAGAAGATGATGAAATTATTACAATGCTGGAGG ctgcagagagacgaGAGACAAGGCGGCGGGAGGAGAAGCTACTGGAAGCAGCCAGAGAGGGGGACGTCTCCGTTCTGTCTAAGATG CTCAGTGGAAAATGGGCTCCAGATATTCACTGCAGGGACTCGGTTGGGAATACGCCTTTACATTGTGCAGCCTACAGAGGGCAGAAGCAGTGCATTATAAAGCTGCTCAAGTCTGGAGCCAGCCCCACTATTAAAAACAGCAATG GCCAGACAGCATTAGACCTGGTCCGCAGTGATGAACTGAGACTGATCCTTGCAGCCTATCAGGACAAG GATGTGAGGAGTGGAGTGCAGAAGATTGAAGGCCCTCTTTGGAAG AGTTCACGCTTTCTTGGATGGCGATCCCACTGGGTGGTAATTGAAGATGGAACTCTCTCCTGGTACCCCAGACA GGCTGATGCACTGGCTGGTGTCAGAAAACAGGGCTGCACATCTCTAACACAATCCTACTGCATG ATCAAACCGTGGGATCATTGCTTCTTCATGCTCAGGTGCTTTGATGACACTGTCCATTACTTTAAGGTCCCGTCAAAGACAGATTCAATGGCAACAAGAAAA AGATGGTTGGATGCCTTTGAGGCGCATTCATCCTATAGCACTCGCCAGTGCACCcaaaaaaacactgttgaaGATGGAGATGGTGATGGTGGCATTACACTGAGGAATTTTTCACATGCCCTTCAG GCAGCCAGTGCTATCCAGCAGAAACTGGAGAGTGAAGTGTCAATATTTTTATCAATGCTGAAGAATGAGGAGAATTGCG CCAAAGAGACCAGTGAGCTCTCCAGTGAAACCTGTGCTGCTCTCCATCTTTGCCTTGACATGCTCTCAAAACAAGAGGAG gtgtgGAGTCTGAGGTTAgagcaggaggtggagaagaACAAAGCTCTGACAGAGGCTCTGCAGACATTGGCAACTGAGCACCACGAACTCAAGCAGTCCCTGTGTAAGAGCAGGAGGTCGTCTACCCTCAGTACTCTCACTGAAGATGACTTCTATGATGCTGTGTCAG AGTCCGAGTCGGAGCTCTCTGTGAGcggcttcctgtctgtggccaGTCACTCCTGTGAAGAGGACGAGGGGAGAGACACCCCCCTTCTCCGCCAACCCAGCACAGTCAGGGGACCTACCGGAATGTCAGGGGAAGGTGACCATGGCAACCAACCAGGCCAGTACAATGGAGTCAAGAGGCACAG GACATGTCTCCCAGCTCCTATGTTCTCCAGGAATGACGTCAGCATCTGGAGTATCCTGAAAAAATGCATTGGCATG GAGTTGTCAAAGATTGCCATGCCTGTGATATTTAATGAGCCTCTGAGTTTCCTCCAGCGGTTAGCAGAATACATGGAGCACACCCATCTAATCCACCAGGCTAATGCCACAACAGACTCTATTGAAAGAATGAAG TGTGTTGCAGCATTTGCTGTGTCAGCTGTAGCATCGCAGTGGGAGAGGACTGGGAAACCATTCAACCCACTACTGGGGGAGACCTATGAGCTCATCAG AGAAGATTTGGGCTTCAGGTGGGTGTCAGAGCAAGTAAGCCATCACCCTCCAGTCAGTGCCTTTCAAGCTGAGGGCCTCAAGCATGATTTCGTCTTCCATGGCTCCATCTACCCCAAACTCAAGTTTTGGGGGAAGAGCATAGAAGCTGAGCCCAAGGGACTCATCACACTGGAGCTCCCCAA ataTAATGAAGCCTACACTTGGACAAACCCCACCTGTTGTGTCCACAATATCATTGTTGGTCAGCTTTGGATCGAGCAATACGGCAGCGTGGAAGTGGTCAATCACAA GACTGGAGAGAGATGCAGCATGACGTTCAAACCCTGTGGCCTCTTTGGAAAAGAGCTCCATAAAGTGGAGGGATACATCCTAGATAAAAG CAAAAAGAAGCTCTGTGCAATCTATGGCAAGTGGACTGAATGTCTATACACAGTCGACTCGGCTACCTTTGATGCCCACAAAAAGACTGACAAAAAGAATTCAGATGAAAAAAAGGGGAACAAACAG AGCAGTGTGGATGAGGAGCCAGAAGAGGTGCCTCTGCCTGATGCTGAGACGGTCCAGGTCATCCCAGGCAGCGAGCTCATCTGGAAGATAACGCCTCGGCCGGATAATTCAGCCAAG TTCTACGCCTTCTCCACATTCGCCATGCATCTAAATGAGCTGGAGAAGAGCATGGAGGGTGTTATTCCCCCAACAGATAGCCGCCTCAGACCTGACATTCGTGCAATGGAGAATGGAGATACAG ATTTGGCGagtgcagagaagaagagacttgaggaaaaacagagaatggCCCAGAAGAATCGCACCAAATCAACAGAAGAATGGAAAACAAG GTGGTTCCAGCAAGGACCCAACCCTCACAACAAAGTTCAGGACTGGCTCTACTTGAAAGGCTACTGGGACAGGAACTACTCTCACCTGCCTGACATCTATTAA
- the LOC124069811 gene encoding oxysterol-binding protein-related protein 1-like isoform X3 produces MGDTPLHKAAYTGRKEIVLLLLRYDACSNIINGTAQIPKDVTEDDEIITMLEAAERRETRRREEKLLEAAREGDVSVLSKMLSGKWAPDIHCRDSVGNTPLHCAAYRGQKQCIIKLLKSGASPTIKNSNGQTALDLVRSDELRLILAAYQDKDVRSGVQKIEGPLWKSSRFLGWRSHWVVIEDGTLSWYPRQADALAGVRKQGCTSLTQSYCMIKPWDHCFFMLRCFDDTVHYFKVPSKTDSMATRKRWLDAFEAHSSYSTRQCTQKNTVEDGDGDGGITLRNFSHALQAASAIQQKLESEVSIFLSMLKNEENCALAVPLLLKAKETSELSSETCAALHLCLDMLSKQEEVWSLRLEQEVEKNKALTEALQTLATEHHELKQSLCKSRRSSTLSTLTEDDFYDAVSESESELSVSGFLSVASHSCEEDEGRDTPLLRQPSTVRGPTGMSGEGDHGNQPGQYNGVKRHRTCLPAPMFSRNDVSIWSILKKCIGMELSKIAMPVIFNEPLSFLQRLAEYMEHTHLIHQANATTDSIERMKCVAAFAVSAVASQWERTGKPFNPLLGETYELIREDLGFRWVSEQVSHHPPVSAFQAEGLKHDFVFHGSIYPKLKFWGKSIEAEPKGLITLELPKYNEAYTWTNPTCCVHNIIVGQLWIEQYGSVEVVNHKTGERCSMTFKPCGLFGKELHKVEGYILDKSKKKLCAIYGKWTECLYTVDSATFDAHKKTDKKNSDEKKGNKQSSVDEEPEEVPLPDAETVQVIPGSELIWKITPRPDNSAKFYAFSTFAMHLNELEKSMEGVIPPTDSRLRPDIRAMENGDTDLASAEKKRLEEKQRMAQKNRTKSTEEWKTRWFQQGPNPHNKVQDWLYLKGYWDRNYSHLPDIY; encoded by the exons ATGGGTGACACACCTCTGCACAAAGCAGCCTACACTGGGAGAAAG GAGAttgttctgttgctgctgcGGTACGATGCCTGTTCCAACATAATCAATGGAACAGCTCAGATCCCTAAAGATGTAACAGAAGATGATGAAATTATTACAATGCTGGAGG ctgcagagagacgaGAGACAAGGCGGCGGGAGGAGAAGCTACTGGAAGCAGCCAGAGAGGGGGACGTCTCCGTTCTGTCTAAGATG CTCAGTGGAAAATGGGCTCCAGATATTCACTGCAGGGACTCGGTTGGGAATACGCCTTTACATTGTGCAGCCTACAGAGGGCAGAAGCAGTGCATTATAAAGCTGCTCAAGTCTGGAGCCAGCCCCACTATTAAAAACAGCAATG GCCAGACAGCATTAGACCTGGTCCGCAGTGATGAACTGAGACTGATCCTTGCAGCCTATCAGGACAAG GATGTGAGGAGTGGAGTGCAGAAGATTGAAGGCCCTCTTTGGAAG AGTTCACGCTTTCTTGGATGGCGATCCCACTGGGTGGTAATTGAAGATGGAACTCTCTCCTGGTACCCCAGACA GGCTGATGCACTGGCTGGTGTCAGAAAACAGGGCTGCACATCTCTAACACAATCCTACTGCATG ATCAAACCGTGGGATCATTGCTTCTTCATGCTCAGGTGCTTTGATGACACTGTCCATTACTTTAAGGTCCCGTCAAAGACAGATTCAATGGCAACAAGAAAA AGATGGTTGGATGCCTTTGAGGCGCATTCATCCTATAGCACTCGCCAGTGCACCcaaaaaaacactgttgaaGATGGAGATGGTGATGGTGGCATTACACTGAGGAATTTTTCACATGCCCTTCAG GCAGCCAGTGCTATCCAGCAGAAACTGGAGAGTGAAGTGTCAATATTTTTATCAATGCTGAAGAATGAGGAGAATTGCG caCTGGCTGTCCCTCTTTTGCTGAAAGCCAAAGAGACCAGTGAGCTCTCCAGTGAAACCTGTGCTGCTCTCCATCTTTGCCTTGACATGCTCTCAAAACAAGAGGAG gtgtgGAGTCTGAGGTTAgagcaggaggtggagaagaACAAAGCTCTGACAGAGGCTCTGCAGACATTGGCAACTGAGCACCACGAACTCAAGCAGTCCCTGTGTAAGAGCAGGAGGTCGTCTACCCTCAGTACTCTCACTGAAGATGACTTCTATGATGCTGTGTCAG AGTCCGAGTCGGAGCTCTCTGTGAGcggcttcctgtctgtggccaGTCACTCCTGTGAAGAGGACGAGGGGAGAGACACCCCCCTTCTCCGCCAACCCAGCACAGTCAGGGGACCTACCGGAATGTCAGGGGAAGGTGACCATGGCAACCAACCAGGCCAGTACAATGGAGTCAAGAGGCACAG GACATGTCTCCCAGCTCCTATGTTCTCCAGGAATGACGTCAGCATCTGGAGTATCCTGAAAAAATGCATTGGCATG GAGTTGTCAAAGATTGCCATGCCTGTGATATTTAATGAGCCTCTGAGTTTCCTCCAGCGGTTAGCAGAATACATGGAGCACACCCATCTAATCCACCAGGCTAATGCCACAACAGACTCTATTGAAAGAATGAAG TGTGTTGCAGCATTTGCTGTGTCAGCTGTAGCATCGCAGTGGGAGAGGACTGGGAAACCATTCAACCCACTACTGGGGGAGACCTATGAGCTCATCAG AGAAGATTTGGGCTTCAGGTGGGTGTCAGAGCAAGTAAGCCATCACCCTCCAGTCAGTGCCTTTCAAGCTGAGGGCCTCAAGCATGATTTCGTCTTCCATGGCTCCATCTACCCCAAACTCAAGTTTTGGGGGAAGAGCATAGAAGCTGAGCCCAAGGGACTCATCACACTGGAGCTCCCCAA ataTAATGAAGCCTACACTTGGACAAACCCCACCTGTTGTGTCCACAATATCATTGTTGGTCAGCTTTGGATCGAGCAATACGGCAGCGTGGAAGTGGTCAATCACAA GACTGGAGAGAGATGCAGCATGACGTTCAAACCCTGTGGCCTCTTTGGAAAAGAGCTCCATAAAGTGGAGGGATACATCCTAGATAAAAG CAAAAAGAAGCTCTGTGCAATCTATGGCAAGTGGACTGAATGTCTATACACAGTCGACTCGGCTACCTTTGATGCCCACAAAAAGACTGACAAAAAGAATTCAGATGAAAAAAAGGGGAACAAACAG AGCAGTGTGGATGAGGAGCCAGAAGAGGTGCCTCTGCCTGATGCTGAGACGGTCCAGGTCATCCCAGGCAGCGAGCTCATCTGGAAGATAACGCCTCGGCCGGATAATTCAGCCAAG TTCTACGCCTTCTCCACATTCGCCATGCATCTAAATGAGCTGGAGAAGAGCATGGAGGGTGTTATTCCCCCAACAGATAGCCGCCTCAGACCTGACATTCGTGCAATGGAGAATGGAGATACAG ATTTGGCGagtgcagagaagaagagacttgaggaaaaacagagaatggCCCAGAAGAATCGCACCAAATCAACAGAAGAATGGAAAACAAG GTGGTTCCAGCAAGGACCCAACCCTCACAACAAAGTTCAGGACTGGCTCTACTTGAAAGGCTACTGGGACAGGAACTACTCTCACCTGCCTGACATCTATTAA